The following proteins come from a genomic window of Populus nigra chromosome 6, ddPopNigr1.1, whole genome shotgun sequence:
- the LOC133697747 gene encoding chaperone protein dnaJ 49 isoform X1, with the protein MLNFLRYLYTDFLKLFVLRLWELIIIMDGNKDEAIRCVRIAEEAIASGNKQRAFKFIKMAQRLNHNLSVNHLLSACEKLDSSENSASADQSDPKDRNTNGFAKSDDGDEGMSAERSFTEEHVHLIRHINRNKDYYGILGVEKSCSVEEIRKAYRKLSLKVHPDKNKAPGSEEAFKKLCKAFKCLSDGDSRKQYDQTGLVDEFEHNQQYNNNNVRRRRTSARGSYYDDEFDPDEIFRAFFGQADVFRARHVYRNRGTDGQQRGEQGGGPNLIVLLQILPFLLIILLAYLPFSEPEYSLLKNVAYQIPMSTEKYGVEYFVKSSAFDKNFPPGSPARDSIEDSVIKDYRNMLWRYCNIEIRRRQWSRNMPTPNCDKLRDLGLA; encoded by the coding sequence ATGCTAAATTTTCTTCGTTATCTTTACACAGATTTTCTTAAATTGTTTGTGTTGAGGTTGTgggaattaataataataatggatgGAAACAAAGATGAAGCAATAAGATGTGTTAGAATTGCCGAAGAAGCAATCGCATCCGGCAATAAACAACGcgctttcaaatttattaaaatggcGCAACGTCTTAATCATAATTTGTCTGTTAATCATCTTTTATCTGCATGTGAGAAGCTTGATTCCTCGGAAAACTCTGCTTCCGCGGATCAAAGTGATCCTAAGGATAGGAATACGAATGGTTTTGCTAAgagtgatgatggtgatgaggGTATGAGTGCGGAGAGGAGTTTTACTGAGGAGCATGTGCACTTGATTAGGCATATTAATAGGAATAAGGATTACTATGGGATTCTTGGGGTCGAAAAGAGTTGTTCCGTTGAAGAGATTAGGAAGGCGTATAGGAAACTGTCGTTGAAAGTTCATCCTGATAAGAATAAAGCTCCGGGATCGGAGGAGGCGTTTAAGAAATTATGCAAGGCGTTTAAGTGTTTGAGTGATGGTGATTCCAGGAAGCAGTATGATCAGACGGGTTTGGTTGACGAGTTTGAGCATAATCAgcagtataataataataatgttaggCGGCGGAGAACAAGTGCGCGTGGTTCTTATTATGATGACGAGTTCGATCCTGATGAGATATTCAGGGCTTTTTTTGGTCAGGCAGATGTGTTTAGGGCTCGTCATGTTTATAGGAATAGAGGAACGGATGGTCAACAGAGGGGGGAGCAGGGAGGGGGACCTAATTTGATTGTTCTGCTGCAAATACTGCCCTTCTTGTTGATTATTTTGCTTGCTTATCTGCCGTTTTCAGAGCCCGAGTACTCTTTGCTTAAGAATGTAGCTTATCAGATTCCCATGTCTACTGAAAAGTATGGCGTGGAGTATTTTGTCAAATCATCAGCATTTGATAAGAACTTTCCTCCTGGAAGTCCTGCTCGAGATAGCATTGAAGACAGTGTGATTAAGGATTACAGAAATATGCTTTGGCGGTACTGTAACATAGAAATCCGCAGGCGTCAATGGAGTAGGAATATGCCCACTCCTAACTGTGATAAGCTACGTGATCTCGGATTAGCATGA
- the LOC133697747 gene encoding chaperone protein dnaJ 49 isoform X2 — MDGNKDEAIRCVRIAEEAIASGNKQRAFKFIKMAQRLNHNLSVNHLLSACEKLDSSENSASADQSDPKDRNTNGFAKSDDGDEGMSAERSFTEEHVHLIRHINRNKDYYGILGVEKSCSVEEIRKAYRKLSLKVHPDKNKAPGSEEAFKKLCKAFKCLSDGDSRKQYDQTGLVDEFEHNQQYNNNNVRRRRTSARGSYYDDEFDPDEIFRAFFGQADVFRARHVYRNRGTDGQQRGEQGGGPNLIVLLQILPFLLIILLAYLPFSEPEYSLLKNVAYQIPMSTEKYGVEYFVKSSAFDKNFPPGSPARDSIEDSVIKDYRNMLWRYCNIEIRRRQWSRNMPTPNCDKLRDLGLA, encoded by the coding sequence atggatgGAAACAAAGATGAAGCAATAAGATGTGTTAGAATTGCCGAAGAAGCAATCGCATCCGGCAATAAACAACGcgctttcaaatttattaaaatggcGCAACGTCTTAATCATAATTTGTCTGTTAATCATCTTTTATCTGCATGTGAGAAGCTTGATTCCTCGGAAAACTCTGCTTCCGCGGATCAAAGTGATCCTAAGGATAGGAATACGAATGGTTTTGCTAAgagtgatgatggtgatgaggGTATGAGTGCGGAGAGGAGTTTTACTGAGGAGCATGTGCACTTGATTAGGCATATTAATAGGAATAAGGATTACTATGGGATTCTTGGGGTCGAAAAGAGTTGTTCCGTTGAAGAGATTAGGAAGGCGTATAGGAAACTGTCGTTGAAAGTTCATCCTGATAAGAATAAAGCTCCGGGATCGGAGGAGGCGTTTAAGAAATTATGCAAGGCGTTTAAGTGTTTGAGTGATGGTGATTCCAGGAAGCAGTATGATCAGACGGGTTTGGTTGACGAGTTTGAGCATAATCAgcagtataataataataatgttaggCGGCGGAGAACAAGTGCGCGTGGTTCTTATTATGATGACGAGTTCGATCCTGATGAGATATTCAGGGCTTTTTTTGGTCAGGCAGATGTGTTTAGGGCTCGTCATGTTTATAGGAATAGAGGAACGGATGGTCAACAGAGGGGGGAGCAGGGAGGGGGACCTAATTTGATTGTTCTGCTGCAAATACTGCCCTTCTTGTTGATTATTTTGCTTGCTTATCTGCCGTTTTCAGAGCCCGAGTACTCTTTGCTTAAGAATGTAGCTTATCAGATTCCCATGTCTACTGAAAAGTATGGCGTGGAGTATTTTGTCAAATCATCAGCATTTGATAAGAACTTTCCTCCTGGAAGTCCTGCTCGAGATAGCATTGAAGACAGTGTGATTAAGGATTACAGAAATATGCTTTGGCGGTACTGTAACATAGAAATCCGCAGGCGTCAATGGAGTAGGAATATGCCCACTCCTAACTGTGATAAGCTACGTGATCTCGGATTAGCATGA
- the LOC133696351 gene encoding uncharacterized protein LOC133696351: protein MFQERHRHQHRGPPHGILLAVVVCVVVLAPFIFGDQGAAITEGFAELLSPMGLLLLPIILLLAIQFLSSDRGSFVSSVFSTGEPDSFHRVSGSPVGVALFLALVLFLLYNRMSIFGGDDDSGD from the coding sequence atGTTCCAAGAGAGACATCGTCATCAACATCGTGGCCCACCCCATGGAATCCTACTAGCAGTGGTAGTCTGCGTGGTGGTGCTAGCTCCGTTCATCTTTGGTGACCAAGGAGCAGCCATAACCGAGGGTTTTGCTGAGCTTTTAAGCCCGATGGGTCTCTTACTCTTGCCCATTATCCTTCTCTTGGCCATCCAGTTCCTTTCCTCTGATCGTGGCTCGTTTGTCTCCTCTGTCTTCTCTACTGGTGAGCCCGATTCCTTCCACCGAGTTAGTGGATCACCTGTTGGTGTTGCCCTCTTTCTTGCTCTGGTCTTGTTTTTGCTTTACAATCGTATGTCCATCTTTGGTGGTGATGATGATTCTGGCGATTAA